The genomic stretch CTGCTCGCGCGGCGAATTCCGGCGCCGCGCGAGCAGGGTTGCCGCATTCATCGTGGTGCGGGCCGCTCGGGTTTCGCCGGCCACCACCTGCGCGCGCGCGCGCAGCGCCAATGCGCAGGCCGCCCGCTCCGGATCGCTCGCAAGTTCGAAGCGTCGCGCCGCAGCCGCGAGCAAGGCGACGGCCCCGCGCGAGCCGTGCTCCGTCCAGACCGTGGTGGCGAGCCCCACCAGGGTTTCGCCGACCCACAGGTCGTTGCCTTCACGGTCGAAGGCCCCCAAGGAACGTTCGAGCCGCGCATGAGCGCTCGCGGAGCGGCCGCTGCGATGCTCGGCGAGGGCGGCGAACAGTTCCGCCTTCGCATGTTCGTAGGCGAGCCCCATTGCGCGCGCCTCGACGCTCGCGAGTCGCGCCTCGGCAAGCGCGTCGTGATGAGCACCGAGCCTCAAGAACACCTCGGCGCGATCGAGCGCGGTCAACGGCACGATCGACAGGGCGCCGCGTGCAACCGCCTGCCGCCGCACCTCGGCGAGTCCCTCGAGCGCACGCTCGTGACGGTGCTCGAGAAAGTCGAGATAGGACAAATTGTAGGACGCGACCAATGCGTTGACGGCATCACCCCGAGCGAGGAGCCGATCACGGGACGCCCGGTAGTAGCGGCGCGCCTCACGCCCGCGGCCGAGCGCCGAGAGACAGTTCGCAATGTTCACCTCGACAAGTTCGACCCCCGCCCGTTGACGGGTTGCGAGCAACGCGCGGCGAGAATCGCGATAGCACTCGAGCGCTCGATCGGGCCGATCCACACGATGATGGAGGTTCCCTTCGTTCATCCGCAGGCGGGCAAGGGCGGCACGGTCGCCGGCGTGCGCGAGCGCACGACGGCCAGCGGCGGCGGCACGCCGCGCGTCCTGGTAGCGGCCCAAATACATGAGGGCATCGACGAGTCCGATCGCACAGCGGCCGCGCTCACCCGAATCCGCGGCGATGGCAAAGCGACGTTCCGCCTGCCGGTAGGCGGCGACCGCGTCTCCGGCGCGCCCCAACGCCCGCATCAGGTGGCCGCGCAGCCGCCACAGGGTTCCCTGTTCGGCCGGACTCGAGCATCGCGACAGCGTCCCGAAGCTCGGTCTCAACAGCTCCCACGCTCGCGCGGGCTCGAGTCGGCGAACGGCCTCCACTTCCGCCAGCAGTTGAGGTGCCAGGTCGACGGGATGGGCGCGCTCGATCACGACCGTCTCAAATCTCGATCACTGGCAGGCGCCAAGTTCCATCGGGACCTGCAAGCGTGATTTCGAGCGGGCCGGCCGGCACTGCCACGATCGCAAACAACCCATCGCCGGCGGGATGCGCGACCCGGCGCTCCTCGCCGGTTGCGAGTTCCAGCGTATGAAGTAGCGCGTCGGGCGCTTTCAGGCAACCGCGGAGCGTTACGAGCCCGGCGCCCTCGGGTTCGAATTCGCACTCGAGGGTGTCGCCGCCCAGTTCGAAACGAAGACGTCGCGCTTCGCCGATCGCGTGCCGCGCGAATGCCGGAGACGGCGACGTGGCGGAATCGAACACCAGGCGGGCGAGCCACGAGATCGATTGCCCGGGGGAGCGCAGTTCGCCGACGGCCCCGAACGATTCGAGTGCGATGCGGTGAAGCAACTCGGGCACCGGTACGGAGCGATCGGACTGCATGCGCTCGACCAACTGAGCAGCCGCAACCAGTCGCTCGCGACAGCGCCTGCACGGCGTGGCGAGGTGGCGTTCGACTGCGATCAGCGCGCGTGCGGAAAGGCGCCCCTCGAGATAGTCGAGAACTTGCCCAATCTCGAGGTGTCGTGCGGCACCGGACCAAGGATTCATGCCGGATCCTCCAGGACTCGAGCCTCTCGAATCGAGCCACGCCAACCGCGCGCTCCCAAGTCGGACTCCCGTTCGACCCCAGAGGTGGCACTACGGGTCTCGGTGATACCTCGATCGGTGGCGAGTCGCGCTGCGAGGTCGCGTCGCAACCGCTCGAAGCACCGCGCCCGGGTGGGGCCGAGCGAGCCGATCGGCACGACGAGCCGCCGGGAGAGTTCGGCATAGCTGGGAGCCGGATGCTCGTAGTAGAGCGCCTCGAGCAATCGCCGGCAACGCCCGTCGAGTGCTGTTAGTGCCAACCGTACGAGTGCCTGTTCCTCGAGGCGCTCCAAGTCCGCTCCAACCGGCCCGGCCGGGTGCCAGGGCTCGGCCGGAGTGCCTGCAATGATCGCCTGGCGGGCCTGCTCGCGGCGGCGCCGGAGCGCAGTCGTGCGCGCGATGCGTTGTGTCGTACTCGCGAGCCAGCGCACCAGGGCCCGGCCGTCTTTCAGTCGCGGAAGGCCCCTGACGAGGGCGGCGAATACCTCCTGAAAGACATCCCCGAGTTCCTCATCGGAAAGCCGATAGGAACGCCCGACTGCGTAAACGAGGCGTTCGTGACGTTCGACCAGCCGGGCCCAGGCCGCCTGGTCTCCACGGCGGCACGACTCGACAAGGGCGTGGTCACGGTCGGGGTCGAGACGGGGCCGGGGGTCGAAGGTGGGCACGGGGCAAAGCATACCGCACGCCGCCTGAGGCCAGCGCCTCCACACTGTTCACCATCCACCGGCCGGCTCGAAAGCAGGTATCAGCCACGATGGGTCCCCCACCTCTGGTGTGGAGATCCTTCAATTCGTCCGGGACGGAGACGGTACGCGACCCGGGTGATCCGCCGAATCGTTCCGCCCTGGAGACCCTCGACTCCGTGCGACTTGCCTTGCTGTGCCTTGATGACTCGATCCCGTTCGGCGGGACCCGCAACGGCTCGATTCGACTTCGCTCGGAGGCCGAAGCCTGGCTGCGCGCGGGCCATCACGTGACTGCAATCGTGTCCAACCCCGGGCCGCCGCAGCCCGTCGACGACCTGCGAGTGCTAGGGCTCGAGGTGCGCAGACTCTTGCCCGCCGCCGACACCGAGGACATCGAGGGCCTGCTCGTTTCGAGCCGTGTTACGCACGTGTGCGAACGCTTGTCGCCGCGCTCCGGCCACGGGGCGCTAGCCGCCTCTCGACTGGGCCTCACGCATTTCTACGAGGTCCATTCGCAGATCAAGAGCGATTCGCGTCCCACGAATGGCAAGTCGGATGCAGATCTTGCACGCGTGTTGCTGCGAGCAGCCTTTGAGTGCAGTCACGGCGCGATCGCTGTGTCTCACGAGCTGGCCGTGTGGACTCGGAGCGTCGCTCCCACCGGATATCCGGTAGCGGTGGTGCCGGGCGGAGTACCCCGGAGGTTCTTCGATGCACCTGACCCCAAGCTGTATCGGTCGCTGATTCCCGCGTGGCTTCGTGGCGGCGCCTCACTGCGAGTCGGATTCGTGGGCTCGCTGAGTCCGAGCCACGATCTGTCCGCACTCGTGCACGCCGCTGCACTGGTGAGTAGGCGGCGTCCCGTGCAAGTCGTGATCGTGGGTGATGGGCCGCAGCGGAACCAGCTCCTGATCGCCGCGGACCGGCGCGGAGTTCCGGTGCATCTGGTCGGAGACGTTCCTCACTCTCATGTACACGTTCACCTGGCCGCCATGGATGTGATGGTCGCCCCCTTTGCAAGCCGCGAGCTGGATCGTGTGCCGTTGGCACTTGGAGAAGCCATGGCGGCCGCACGTCCGGTCGTTGCGAGTGCCGTTCGGCCGGTGCTCGAGCTGCTCGATCACGAGCAGACCGGGCTACTCGTCGAGCCCGGCGATGTGCACGGGCTCGCCGCTTCGGTCGAGCGGCTGGCGGCGGATGCAACGCTCGCTGCAAGGCTGGGCGTGGCCGCTCGGCTCCGGGTGCGAAACCGCACCTGGGATCAGGCCGCGGCGGAGATGGTCGAAGCGCTGCTCTCGTGGCCCGCGCTGCCCGCGCCGATCTGACGGGTTTCCAGCGCCCGAATGTATCAGCGGCAACCCGACTCCCACCTGTTTGTTCGCGAATCCCCGGGCGGGGAGCGACGGATGCCAGGAGCTTCCCCCGGCGGCTCACACCGCCCCCGCTCGGTCATCCGATCTGGAGGTCGGCGTGGCGCCTAGCTGGCTGCTCTACTCGTACGACGCAATGGGCCTCGGCCACGTAAGGCGGGCACTCGCGCTGGCGCGCGCCGGACTCGCGGCGCGCCCGGACCTCTCGGCGCTGCTGGTGACGTGCTCCCCGTTCGCCGGCCAGCTCCCGATGCCACGAGGCCTCGACTACATCAAGATGCCGAGTGCGGCAAAGTTCGGTAATCAGCACTATGTCTCACGCTCGCTCGAGATCGACGAGGGCCACCTCCACGAGCTGCGCGCCAATCTGCTGCGCGAGGCGGTCACGGGCTTCAAACCGCAACTCATGCTGGTGGATAAGTCTCCTGACGGTATGGCGGGAGAACTCAAGTACGCGCTGAAATCGGCACAGGTCGCAAGCCGCGGCACTCGATTGGTGCTCGGGTGGCGCGACATTCTCGACGAACCCGATGCGGTTCAGGACGAGTGGCGAAGCCGCGACACACTGCGAATCATCGACGAATTCTATGAAGAGATCTGGGTGTGGGGCGACGAGTGCTGGTACGACCCGCGTGAGACGTACCGCATGCCGAGTTCGATCGCGCGCCGTGTCCGCTTCATGGGGTACGTCTCACCGCCGGTCGGTGCGGCAGAGCTCGAGTCGGCGCGCGCCCGTTACCCCGATGGCGACGGGCCACGCGTGCTCGTCACGGCCGGCGGCGGCGAAGACGGCAGCCACGTGATCTCGCGCGTGTTGGACAGCATCGCCAGCGGCGCATTCCCTGCTGACGCCCGTGTCCTCGTGGTATTCGGACCCTACGTACCCGCAACGACCGAGCGTCGACTGCGTGATTGTGCCCCGGCGGGAGTGAAGCTCGAGACCTTCGTGCCGGGGCTGGCACCCCTGATTGGGGCCGCCGACACGATCGTGGGCATGGCGGGTTACAACACGGTCTCGGAAGCGCTCGGCTCGCGCGTACCGATGGTGCTGATTCCGCGCGTCAGTCCGCGACGCGAGCAATGGGTGCGGGCCAAGTTGCTCGAACACCGAGGCCTCGCGGTGTGCCTGGCCCCCGATGATCTCGCACCCGCCACGGTGGGTGCCGCGGTCAGTCGTGCGCTCGAGCGTGGACGGCCGAGCCCGGATCTCCTGCCGCGTCGCGATGGGCTCGCTTCGGCGATCCGCGCGCTCGACCGATTGCTACCGGCTCGCGATCCTTCGCCACCGGTCGGCGCGACCGCACGGGACCGTGCGTGATGTCGCCACCCGCCGGCCTGCGCATCGCCTACGTCTTGCGCGCGTTTCCGCGTCTCTCGGAGACGTTCATTCTCAACGAGATTGTAGGGCTGCTCGACCGTGGTGTGGACGTACGCATCTATGCGCTCGAGGCGGTCAAGAGCACAGTTCGTCAGCCGGCTGCTGAACGGCTGCGAAACCGGGTCACGTGGATCGCGGCAACCGGGCCCGATCGCCCGCAGCGTGCCCCGCGCGGCCTGCCGCGCAAGCAGTGGCGTTACTGGCGGGCGGGCATTGTGCTCGGCCGCTTGCTGGGCGAAGACGGCACCCAGCACGTGCACGCTCATTTCGCGGGTCCCGCGGCAACCACCGCAGCGGCAGCGGCCGTGCAAGCCCGGCTGCCGTTCACGTTCACTGCGCACGCCAAGGACATTTTCAGCTGGAGTGTCGACTGGACCTGGGTGCGCGAGCTGGCGCGACGAGCCGCCGCAGTGATCACCGTGTGCGACTACAATCGCCGCTTTCTCATGCGCCGCCTCGGACCCGGCAGCCGCGTGGTGCGAGTCTACAACGGTGTGAGTCTGTCGGACTGGCGCCCGGCGCCGGGGACTCGGACCATCGCGTCGCAGGCGTTATCTGCGCCCCGGTCAGGGTCGCGCTCGAGCGCAAAGCCGCTGAGAGTGGTGGCGGTGGGCCGACTCGTCTCCAAGAAGGGATTTCACGTGCTGATCGAGGCACTCGGGCAGCTCAGGGATCGCGGCACGGCCGCGAGACTCGCGTTGATCGGCGAGGGTGCCGAACTTGAGCGCCTGCGGGCGCTGGCGCGCGAGCTTCGGTTAGGCCGGGTGGTGAGGTTCTGCGGCCCACTCCCTGAGCCCGCCGTGCGGCGCTGGCTTCAGGTTTCAGACGTTCTTGCACTGCCGTGCGTGACCGATCGAGATGGCAATCAGGATGCTTTGCCGACGGTGCTATTGGAGGCAGGTGCGTGTGGGCTTCCTGTCGTTTCCACTCCGGTCGCGGGAATTCCCGAGATCGTGCACCACGGCCACACCGGCCTTCTGGTCCCCAGCGACGACGCGCGGGCCCTGGCCCGCGCGCTTGCGCAGCTGGCTCGCGCTCCGCGGCGCCGCGAACGGTTCGGAAACCGCGCGCGCGCTCACATCAGTTCACGCTTCGATCGCCGCCAGACCATCGCGGCGCTCCTTCAAGTCTTCAGCCTCGCCGGACATTCGGGGGATCGTTCCCATGCGAAACGCGCTGCTCTGTCTTGATCCTGGGGCACCGCTCGGGGGCACCAAGGGCTGCTCGATTCACTTGCGGGCTGAGGCGGAAGCGTGGCTGAAAGCCGGGCTCGAGGTCACTGCCATGGTCACTAACCCCGGCCCGGCCGACGGCTATGCTTCGCTACTGCGCCTGGGACTCGAGGTTCGCGTGCTGCCGATCGGGGCCGATCAGGAGTTGATCGCGCGAGCACTGGCAACCAGCGGGGCCTCTCACGTCTATGAGCGTTTGGCGCTGATGGCGCCCCACGGGGCGCTCGCCGCCGCGCAGTTGCGCCTCCCGCACGTCTACGAGGTGAACGCCCCGCTCGACGAGGAAGCTGCCCGCCATCGCGGATTCCGCCAGCGTGATCAGGCACTCATTCACTTCCGTAACGGATTCTCCGCCAGCTGCGGAGCGATCGCGGTATCGGAGGAAGTCGCGCACTGGGTCCGGAGGCTCGCGCCACATGACTTTGCGGTGCGGGTGATTCCCAATGGCGTCCATCGTACTTTCTTTGACGCTCCCGATCCGGACTTGAGGCCCTTCGCCGGGCCAGCCGACGGCGCACGACACCACGTTCGTGTCGGGTTCGTCGGATCGCTCCGGCCCTGGCACGATCTCGCCGCCGTAGTGGAGTCCGCCGCGCTCGTTCGAACGACCGTGCCGCTCCAGGTCATGATCGTGGGCGACGGTCCGCAGCGAAACCTGCTCCTCGAGGCAGCTCAACGTCGAGGCGTGCCGCTGCATTTGGTCGGCGCAGTCCCTCACGAGCAGATTCCTGCCTACCTCGCAATGATGGACATCGTGATGGTGCCGTATCCGTCCGCAGGGTTGTATTTCTCGCCGCTCAAGCTCGGCGAAGCGATGGCGGCCGGGCGGCCGGTGGTGGCGACCTCGATCGGTCCGGTACGACGCATGGTGGAACACGAGGTGACAGGCCTGCTGGTGGAGCCCGGCGATGTTCACGGGCTGGCGACCGCGATCTTGAGGTTCGCGACCGACCGCGAATTCGCCGCTCGTGTTGGCGCTGCGGCTCGCGAACACATGCGATCCCGAAGTTGGGATCACGTGGGCGGCGAAATCTTGGAGTTTCTGCGCGCCGCGGATCGAGCCGAGGCCCGCCCATGAACTCCGGTTCGCGGATCGATCGCTTCCGCACCTCACTGGCGCGATCCGGTCGCGTGCTACGGTTCTTCGCACCCACCGTGCGTCCGCAGGCGGGCCGGCTCGCCGTTGCATTGGCTCTCTCAGCCCTCGCGGTACTCGCCGAGGTCTTGCGACCACTGCCATTGCAAGTCGTGATCGACCAGGTGTTGGTGCCGAATCGCGCACCGCATCCGAGTTGGCTGGCGCACTCGATCGACGCGCTGCCGGTTCGCACGCTCATTATCGGAGCTGCGCTTGCGACTTTGCTGGCGTCGGCGCTCGCCGGGCTCTTCGAGTACGTGCGAACCATCGTGCTGAGCGAAGCGGCGCAGCGAGTGGTGGCACGCATACGCCGTGATCTGTTCCGTCACCTCATGATCTTGCCATCGCAGTGGCACACCCGGCGCTCCCACGGTGACGTGCTGCTGCGACTTACCGGCGACATCGTGATGCTCCGCGAACTGCTGGTCGGAAGCCTGCTGGACGCCGCGGCATCGGTCCTGCTGATCGTCGGAACGCTCGGGATGATGTTGTGGCTGGACGCGGGGCTCACGCTGATTTCGCTCGTCGCCGTTCCACCGGTCGCCGTGCTCGGAACGTTGCTCACGCGCAAGATTCGGCGCGTGGTGCGCAGGACTCGTGAAAAGGAAGGTGCGCTCGCCGGCCGGTCGGGTGAGGCGCTCGGTGCGGTGGCAATGCTGCAGGCGTTCGGTGCCGCCGCGCAGGTCGCCGGGGCGTTCGAACGCGAGAATCGGTCGAACCTGCGATCGAGCCTCAAAGCCTCGCGGCTCGAAGCGCTGCTGGCGCGCTCCCTCGACCTCATGACCTCGGCGGGCGTCGCGGTGACGATCGTGTTCGGCACGTTTGCCGTTCTGCGTGGCGATCTCACCGCCGGCGGGCTGATTGTGTTTCTCACCTACCAGCGGGTGCTCTATCGCCCGCTGCGTCGTCTCGCTCAGGTGGTGTCGCGTTCAGCCAAGGCGGCCGTGTGCGGCGAGCGCGTGGCCGAGGTGCTGCGCACCGTACCCACGATCACCGATCGAGTCGCCGCTCGAACCTGCGAGCGCGCGAGCGGCCGACTTGAATTCGAGAACGTCGGAGTTCGGTACGAACGCGGCGACCTGGCGCTGGATGACGTCTCGTTCGAGGTACCGGCCGGTTCGATCGGGGCGATACGCGGCGAATCCGGGGCCGGGAAGTCCACGCTCCTCGCACTGGTCCCCCGCCTCGTCGATCCGACCTCGGGTCGCGTGCTGCTCGATGGTGTCGACCTGCGCGAATACACGCTCGAGTCGCTGCGCCGTCAGGTCGCTGTGGTGTTCCAGGATTCGGTACTGCTGGGACTGACGGTCAGCGAGAACATCGCGCTCGGGGACCCCGACGCCACGCAAGAGGCGATCCATGCCGCCGCGGAGTGCGCCGGTGTTCACCGCTTCGCAGCCGAATTGCCGAACGGCTTCGACACCGTGGTCGGTGAGCGAGGCGCCGAACTCTCGGGCGGCCAGCGGCAACGCATCGCGATCGCGCGCGCCACGCTTCGCAACGCGCCAATCCTCGTGCTCGACGAGCCATTCGCCCACCTCGACGACGCGAGTCGCGATCACGTGTTGGCGGCGCTGCGCACGCTGGCAAAGAGCCGCACCGTTCTGATCGTCACCCATCGTGAGCATCCAGGGCTGGTGGCGGACTTCGAGATCGTGCTGGCGGGCGGGCGCGTGGCTTCGCACCGATCCCTCGCGGGGGTCGCGTGACCGTGCGCTCCGTTGCGGCGACCGGCCGCTCACCGATCGGCTCGGCTGCTGCGCTGCTCGATCGCGCCGCCGTGCGCGCCACGCTCGCGCATGCGCTCGGCCCCCACGGTCTCGAGGTGACCGCGACGAGGGTCGACTACCTGCGCGGGAAGCTCCATACCAGCGCGTTGCTCGGATTGACGGTCGAGTGGCGAGCGGGGTCTGAAGCCGGCCACTTGCAGGCATCGATGTACGTCGCTGATCCCGCGCGCGTCGCGGAAGCCCACGCCAAGGCCTGCGCCCTCCACCTGGAACGTCCAGTGATCGGTCCGGCGATCGCATGCGCGCCGTGGCGTGATGGAGCGGGCGTCGAAACCGATGCGAGGGTCTTGCTGGTGGCGTTTCCGAACGACCGTGCGGTGCGCGGGCTGTCGGCGGTCGCAGTGCCTCGCCGCCTGAAGAATCGGATACAAGCGGGCGTGACGCTAGGTCTCGGCGAGGGCGCAAGGGTGCGGGAACGGCGTTCCCGGGTCGAGTTGATTCGTTGGAAGCCCGCGCGACGGGCGGTGTTGCTGGCGACACTCGGATGGCGGGACGACGGGACTGGCGCGCGAGGCGAGCACCGAGCCTATCTGCGCGCGTACCCCGCGGTGGGATTTCGCACCACGCTCGCCCGCTGGCAGCGCGCGGCAGGCTTCGATCTGAGCGTACCCAGCGTGGAAGGCGTGGATGCGGAGCGCCATTGGTTCGCGACCCGAGCGCTCCCGGGCACACCGCTCGCGCAGCGACTCGAGTGCGACGCGATCCCCAGCCCGGCCAAGCTCGAGCGGCACCCGCTGCTCGACGAATCCGCGGGCCTCGCGCTGGCGCCGCTTTACCAATCGGAACCTTTGGTTCGAGCCGATTCCGCCGCGAGTGACCGCCATGATCTGCGCGCCGCGGTCAAGGCCCTCGAAGCCCTGGCTGCCTGGTGGCCCGAACGCGTCGAGCTGGTGCGCGATCTTTCAGCCAGCCTCATGCGGTTCGCGGGGGAGCTGCGACCGATCGCCGTGCATCCACGCCATGGCGATCTCACTGCCGACCAGATCCTGATGCACGCAGAGGGCTATTCATTGCTGGATTGGGACGAGCTGGGAGATGGCGATCCGCACGCGGACATCGCGAACCTCGCCGTGGATGTCGCGCTCCGGACCGGGCGCGCGCTCGAGCTGGACTCGGCAGAGCGCATCGCCCGCGCCGCGATCGGCGCCTGCTATGACGCGGGGAGACTCGAGTTTCATCTCGCCCTCGCCTACGGGCGCCGCGTGTTGAGAGGCTTGCAGGTCGGAGATCCCGAATGGCGCGAGGGTGCTGGTGCATGCCTCGCGGGTCTGGGCGCGAGGCTCGCAGCGAACCCGGCGGTTGTGACTCGCGCTGGTTCAAGTCGGGCGCCCGTAGCCAGCCCGCTTTCCCGATCGCTCGAGATCCTGATCGACTCGCGGCGGAGGAGCGAACTGCTGGGTCACCGCGCCCGTGATCGCCGCCTCGCGGCGGTTTGGCCGCATCGAGACGGCGCGATTGCGCGATTCGAGCCGGTCGCAGAGTCGGGGCGGATCGCGTTTTGGCTCAAGCTCGATCCCCATGCGAGTGTGATTCCGGCCGGCATCGACCTCGAGCTTCCGTCGTTCACGTCGCGCTTGGCCGAGTCGGGCTCCCGGGTCTTGTCGCATCGTCTCGGTCGGCGCGCCACCCTGGCGTTCGAAGAACGACCGGATCGTGTCCTTGCACTGCGTCCCACGGCTCGGATCGAGAGCCTGACCGAGCGCTTGAGCAACACTCACGACTTGCTCTTGACCGCTGGTTTCCAGGTGCCGCGAGTGTTCGAGCGTGAGGGCCCCGATGGCCTGTGGCTCGAACGGATCGAAGGCAAGTCTCCGACCGTTCGTGCGCCCGCGGAGCTCTGGCACGCCCTGGGCGAGGCACTCGCCGGCATCCACGCCTGCGCTCCGCTTGGCCTGCCCGCACGCGGACCCGCGGAAGCGATGCTCGCGGCCGAGCGCCAGATTCGACTGGCCGCACTAGCCGATCCCGAGCTTGGGGCGGCCCTGTGGCGCGGGCTGGATTCTGCTCGCCAACAGCTCTCTGAACTCGAAGACTCCGCGGCCCCTCGTGCCTCGAGCGTCAGCCTGATCCACGGTGACCTTCACCTGGGCCAAATCGTCACAGCCGGGGGAAGGCCGTACGTGCTGGATTGGGAACAAGCCCATCGCGGCGAACCCGCCGAGGACCTTGGGAACTTCGCCGCCGAGTTGGAGTGGTGGCTCCCCGGCGAAGCACACGCCTTGCTCACCGTTGTCGTCGAGGCCTACCGCGCGGCCGGCGGGCACGCCGCGCCATCACGCACGTTGTGGTGGCAGCGCCTTTCGCGGCTGCGGTTGCTCGCACTTCATTCGTGGCGTGATGGCGAGCGAGAACGTGCACGAAGGCACATCCTGAAGCTCGCCCAGCCACACGGAGAAATTCTGTGAGATTGCCCATGGCATCGTGCTCGATGCTCACGCTGCTCCTGCTCGGGAGCCCGGTCGGCAGCGCCCCGATGGCGAGCCCGATCGAGGATCCGCAGTGGAAGCTCGCCGTCGAAGGGTTCACGACCTCCGACGTCATGCCGAACTCCGACGACTCGGGCCCGGATCAGGCCGCGTTCACCCGCTTCGAAATCAGCAGCGCGGCGCGAATCGCGAGTCAACTGAAATTGAGTTTCGGTTTGAACA from Candidatus Eisenbacteria bacterium encodes the following:
- a CDS encoding sigma-70 family RNA polymerase sigma factor, which produces MPTFDPRPRLDPDRDHALVESCRRGDQAAWARLVERHERLVYAVGRSYRLSDEELGDVFQEVFAALVRGLPRLKDGRALVRWLASTTQRIARTTALRRRREQARQAIIAGTPAEPWHPAGPVGADLERLEEQALVRLALTALDGRCRRLLEALYYEHPAPSYAELSRRLVVPIGSLGPTRARCFERLRRDLAARLATDRGITETRSATSGVERESDLGARGWRGSIREARVLEDPA
- a CDS encoding glycosyltransferase family 4 protein; its protein translation is MRNALLCLDPGAPLGGTKGCSIHLRAEAEAWLKAGLEVTAMVTNPGPADGYASLLRLGLEVRVLPIGADQELIARALATSGASHVYERLALMAPHGALAAAQLRLPHVYEVNAPLDEEAARHRGFRQRDQALIHFRNGFSASCGAIAVSEEVAHWVRRLAPHDFAVRVIPNGVHRTFFDAPDPDLRPFAGPADGARHHVRVGFVGSLRPWHDLAAVVESAALVRTTVPLQVMIVGDGPQRNLLLEAAQRRGVPLHLVGAVPHEQIPAYLAMMDIVMVPYPSAGLYFSPLKLGEAMAAGRPVVATSIGPVRRMVEHEVTGLLVEPGDVHGLATAILRFATDREFAARVGAAAREHMRSRSWDHVGGEILEFLRAADRAEARP
- a CDS encoding phosphotransferase — its product is MTVRSVAATGRSPIGSAAALLDRAAVRATLAHALGPHGLEVTATRVDYLRGKLHTSALLGLTVEWRAGSEAGHLQASMYVADPARVAEAHAKACALHLERPVIGPAIACAPWRDGAGVETDARVLLVAFPNDRAVRGLSAVAVPRRLKNRIQAGVTLGLGEGARVRERRSRVELIRWKPARRAVLLATLGWRDDGTGARGEHRAYLRAYPAVGFRTTLARWQRAAGFDLSVPSVEGVDAERHWFATRALPGTPLAQRLECDAIPSPAKLERHPLLDESAGLALAPLYQSEPLVRADSAASDRHDLRAAVKALEALAAWWPERVELVRDLSASLMRFAGELRPIAVHPRHGDLTADQILMHAEGYSLLDWDELGDGDPHADIANLAVDVALRTGRALELDSAERIARAAIGACYDAGRLEFHLALAYGRRVLRGLQVGDPEWREGAGACLAGLGARLAANPAVVTRAGSSRAPVASPLSRSLEILIDSRRRSELLGHRARDRRLAAVWPHRDGAIARFEPVAESGRIAFWLKLDPHASVIPAGIDLELPSFTSRLAESGSRVLSHRLGRRATLAFEERPDRVLALRPTARIESLTERLSNTHDLLLTAGFQVPRVFEREGPDGLWLERIEGKSPTVRAPAELWHALGEALAGIHACAPLGLPARGPAEAMLAAERQIRLAALADPELGAALWRGLDSARQQLSELEDSAAPRASSVSLIHGDLHLGQIVTAGGRPYVLDWEQAHRGEPAEDLGNFAAELEWWLPGEAHALLTVVVEAYRAAGGHAAPSRTLWWQRLSRLRLLALHSWRDGERERARRHILKLAQPHGEIL
- a CDS encoding ABC transporter ATP-binding protein, whose product is MNSGSRIDRFRTSLARSGRVLRFFAPTVRPQAGRLAVALALSALAVLAEVLRPLPLQVVIDQVLVPNRAPHPSWLAHSIDALPVRTLIIGAALATLLASALAGLFEYVRTIVLSEAAQRVVARIRRDLFRHLMILPSQWHTRRSHGDVLLRLTGDIVMLRELLVGSLLDAAASVLLIVGTLGMMLWLDAGLTLISLVAVPPVAVLGTLLTRKIRRVVRRTREKEGALAGRSGEALGAVAMLQAFGAAAQVAGAFERENRSNLRSSLKASRLEALLARSLDLMTSAGVAVTIVFGTFAVLRGDLTAGGLIVFLTYQRVLYRPLRRLAQVVSRSAKAAVCGERVAEVLRTVPTITDRVAARTCERASGRLEFENVGVRYERGDLALDDVSFEVPAGSIGAIRGESGAGKSTLLALVPRLVDPTSGRVLLDGVDLREYTLESLRRQVAVVFQDSVLLGLTVSENIALGDPDATQEAIHAAAECAGVHRFAAELPNGFDTVVGERGAELSGGQRQRIAIARATLRNAPILVLDEPFAHLDDASRDHVLAALRTLAKSRTVLIVTHREHPGLVADFEIVLAGGRVASHRSLAGVA
- a CDS encoding glycosyltransferase family 4 protein translates to MRLALLCLDDSIPFGGTRNGSIRLRSEAEAWLRAGHHVTAIVSNPGPPQPVDDLRVLGLEVRRLLPAADTEDIEGLLVSSRVTHVCERLSPRSGHGALAASRLGLTHFYEVHSQIKSDSRPTNGKSDADLARVLLRAAFECSHGAIAVSHELAVWTRSVAPTGYPVAVVPGGVPRRFFDAPDPKLYRSLIPAWLRGGASLRVGFVGSLSPSHDLSALVHAAALVSRRRPVQVVIVGDGPQRNQLLIAADRRGVPVHLVGDVPHSHVHVHLAAMDVMVAPFASRELDRVPLALGEAMAAARPVVASAVRPVLELLDHEQTGLLVEPGDVHGLAASVERLAADATLAARLGVAARLRVRNRTWDQAAAEMVEALLSWPALPAPI
- a CDS encoding glycosyltransferase family 4 protein; this translates as MSPPAGLRIAYVLRAFPRLSETFILNEIVGLLDRGVDVRIYALEAVKSTVRQPAAERLRNRVTWIAATGPDRPQRAPRGLPRKQWRYWRAGIVLGRLLGEDGTQHVHAHFAGPAATTAAAAAVQARLPFTFTAHAKDIFSWSVDWTWVRELARRAAAVITVCDYNRRFLMRRLGPGSRVVRVYNGVSLSDWRPAPGTRTIASQALSAPRSGSRSSAKPLRVVAVGRLVSKKGFHVLIEALGQLRDRGTAARLALIGEGAELERLRALARELRLGRVVRFCGPLPEPAVRRWLQVSDVLALPCVTDRDGNQDALPTVLLEAGACGLPVVSTPVAGIPEIVHHGHTGLLVPSDDARALARALAQLARAPRRRERFGNRARAHISSRFDRRQTIAALLQVFSLAGHSGDRSHAKRAALS